GGAGTCCGCCCAGGTGGACGCCGTGCTGGAATCGGTCGAGTATAAAGGGCTTGAGACGATCTACGATCAGGTTCAGCAAATCGCGGCACCGCCGTACCTCATCTCTGCTGAGGGCGAGGAAGCAAAGTCGATTTTGACGTTGGAGGGTGCTGTCGAACAAGTCCTCGCGATCGGTCGAAGCGGCGCGACGATCCAGCGGTTCAAAGGGTTGGGCGAAATGAACCCCGAACAACTCTGGGAAACGACCATGGATCCTGAAAAACGCGTCCTCCTTCAGGTCAAACTGGAGGATCTTGTCGCCGCCGAAGAGATGTTTTCGGTCCTGATGGGAGATCAGGTTGAGCCGCGGAAAGCCTTTATCGAAAAGCATGCTCTGGAAGTGAAAAACCTGGATATTTAAATAGCGAGCGTCCAGCTCGGCTGGGGCGAGCGCGGGGATACCAGGGGGGCATTTGAGGACCTTGCTCTTCCCTTTGCCGCCGCGCTCCCCGATAAAAACAGAGGGATTCTGTGACGACCGAAACCCGAAAAATTGTGGTGGACATCGAAGACGAGATGAAGGCCTCGTATCTCGATTACGCCATGAGCGTGATCGTGGGCCGGGCGCTCCCCGATGTCCGGGACGGCCTGAAGCCGGTTCATCGACGGATTCTTTACGGGATGCACGAAATGGGCCTGCTCCATAATCGGCCCTATCGGAAGTCGGCCAAGGTCACGGGCGAGATTATGGGTAATTACCACCCGCATGGGGATGCCGCCATTTATGATACCTTGGTCCGGATGGCCCAGGATTTCAACATGCGGTATCCCTTGATCGACGGACAAGGCAACTTCGGCTCCATCGACGGTGACCCACCGGCGGCCATGCGCTACACCGAATCGCGGCTGACCCAGCTGGCCGAGGAGATGCTGGCCGACATCGACAAGGATACGGTCAATTTCGTTCCCAACTACGACGAATCCCGCACCGAGCCGACCGTTCTCCCCTCCCGAGTTCCTAATTTGTTGATCAACGGATCATCGGGCATCGCGGTGGGGATGGCCACAAACATCCCCACACATAATCTGACCGAAGTCGTTGACGCGCTGACCTTCATGATCGACAACCCCGAGGTCGCACTCGACAAGTTGACGCGCATCATCAAGGGGCCGGACTTCCCGACCGGCGGGTTCATTTGCGGGACGCAGGGGATCAAGGACGCGTACAAGACCGGTCGGGGCATCCTGACGTTGAGGGGAAAGGCCACGATCGAGGTTCATCCCAAAACCGAAAAAGAGACGATCATCGTTACAGAATTGCCGTACCAAGTGAACAAGGCCCGGTTGATTGAGAAAATCGCAGAACTGGTCCGCGACCGAAAGATCGATGGCATTGCCGATGTTCGGGATGAGTCCGACCGGGACGGGATGCGAATCGTCGTGGAGCTCCGGCGCGGGGAGGTGGCGGCCGTTATCCTCAATCAGCTCTACAAACATACCCAGCTCCAGACGACGTTCGGCGTGATCATGCTCGCTTTGGTCGACAATCAGCCCCGTGTCTTAAATCTGGCGGAGATCCTCCAGGCCTTTGTACGGCACCGCCGTGACGTGGTGGTGCGGCGGACGCAGTACGAGCTGCGGAAAGCCGAGGAGAAGGCGCATATCTTAGAAGGATTGAAGATTGCGCTGGACCATCTGGATCGCGTGATCGCCCTGATCCGACGCGCGGCCTCGCCCGAGGTGGCCCGCACGGGCCTCGTTCAACAGTTCGGACTCTCGCAGGTCCAGGCCCAGGCGATTCTGGACATGAGGCTTCAACGGTTGACTCAACTCGAACGGGAAAAACTGGTGACGGAGTATCAAGAGACGATCAAGCGGATCGAGTACCTTCGGTCGGTGCTGGGCAGCGAGGCCTTGGTCCGAAAGATGATCAAGGACGAGTTGCTGGAAATCCGGGAGAAGTACCAGGATGCCCGGCGGACCGAAATCATGGCGGCGGCGGAAGAGATTGATCCGGAAGACCTGATTGCCGAGGAGGACATGGTCATCACGATCTCCAACACCGGCTACATCAAACGCAACCCCGTGGGGATCTACCGAAGCCAGCGCCGAGGCGGGAAGGGAAAAATCGGCATGGGCGTCCGAGAGGAGGACTTTGTCGAGCATTTGTTCGTCGCCTCGACGCACGACTACCTCCTCTTTTTCACAGATGCCGGAAAAGTATACTGGCAAAAAGTTCATCAGATCCCCGAGGCGGGACGCGCGACCAAAGGAAAAGCGATCGTCAACCTTCTTCAGCTGGCGCAGGGTGAAAAAATCACGGCGATTCTTCCCGTCGTCGAGTTCCGGGAAGACCGATACGTGGTGATGGCGACCCGGCAGGGGGTCATCAAGAAGACGCCGCTTCAGGCGTACAGCAATCCGAGAGCGGGCGGCATCATTGCGTTGACTCTGGAACCGGGAGACAAGCTGGTCGCGGTACGGCTGACGGACGGAAGTAAAGAAGTTCTGATCGGAACGAAAAAAGGATTGGTAATTCGCTTTCCGGAAAAACAGGTCAGACCGATGGGGCGCACCGCGGTGGGTGTGAAAGGAATCACCCTGACCGGGGATAACGAAGTGATCGGGATGGAGGTCTTGGGCGAGGATACGGGAGCCGGCGTTCTGACTGTGACCGAGCGCGGGTTCGGCAAGCGGACGGATCCGAAGGAGTACCGTTCCCAGGGTCGGGGCGGGAAGGGCATTATCAGCATCCGTACAACGCCGAAAAACGGAAATGCGGTGGCCGTTCTTCAGGTGATGGAGGACGGAGAAATTATGATGATGACGGCCGAAGGCAAAATCATCCGTCTTAAGATCGGGGACATCCGCCAAATCGGCCGCAACACGCAGGGCGTACGGCTGATCGGCCTGGATCCGAACGATCGTGTGGTGGGTGTCGCTCCATTGGCGGAGAGAGCCGACCCCGATGAAACCCCCGACGAGCCCGTGTCGCAACAGGACGGCCAGGATGGGGAACCGTCGGCCTAAAACCGGTCCGCAGTGTTGGTTGAGCCTGGGCGTGGTTTTCCTGGTTGTGGTAACAGGATGCGAACAGATGCCCAAGGCCATTCTCGACGCGGCTGAAGCCCGATGGAAAGCGGGAGATTACCTAGGCGCGGTTCAGGACTATGAACGTCTGGTCGAAGATTACCCCAAGAGCGTTTATGCCGATGATGCCTATTACGCCATCGGGACGCTCGAATATCTCTACCTGAATGATTACCCGAAAGCCATCGAAGCCTTCCGCAAAGTCGTAACGGAACATCCCAACAGCCCACTGGTCATGCAAGCCGAGCAAACACTGGCCGAGATATACGAAAAGAAATATCACGATTATCGGCGGACCGTTGCGGAGTACCAGAAACTGTTGGAGCGGACCAAGGATCGGGCCGTTGCTGAGGAAGTACAGTATCGCATTGGCGAGGTCTATTTTGATCAGGGTGATTACGATCAAGCCCGGAATGAATGGGACCAGCTTCTCAAACAGTCACCCAACAGCGAGTGGGCGGACAATGCGCTTTACCGAACCGGAAGCAGTTATTTCCTCCAAGGGCGGTACAATGAAGCCCTGGTGATTTATCAAGAGACGATCAAGCGCTACCCTCACAGCGATGTAAGGATCGAAGTCCGCTTCTGGCTGGCCAATTGTTTGGAGGAGCTTGATCGACTGGACGAAGCGTTACGTGAATATCGGTCGCTGGCCAAAATTTATCCGAATCCGAAAGTAGTTGGAATTAAGATCCAAAGTATCGAAAGTCGCTTGAGAACGGTCATCGGCAAACCGCCGGTCACAAGCGGTCCCCCTGCGGAGCCAGAATAACGGGTGAACGATTGAGGACGACGCGCTGCATCTAAAGATAGCCTTTCACGGCCCCATTATTTTTTACGTTTTTCCCATGGGGAGGGCACAGGCGGGATGAAAGTTCAAAGGCCAAGTTGTAGAATGACTTCTTGAATCTGAAAATCGGCCTGAAACCGGTGCAAGGCGGCATTCACCTTATCCACGAGCGTCGGTTTTAAGAAGGCCAACTCTTGCATCCAGGCGGGGCTGTCTACCGATAAGTAGAGCTTTCGGAAACGGATCTTGCCCGGCTGGGCATGCCCCGCGATTTGATCTCCGACGATCTCGGCCCAGTGCTCCCGAAGGCGGTGTTCCGCCAGCGGACCTTCTAAACCATACTGGGCGATCAGACGTAGAAGGACTTGGCTTGCGGGAGTGAATGACGATCCTTTGGTCATGTGGTCATGCAGGCTCATCGGTTTATTTTAGACCCATTTTACCCGAGAGCTCCTGGCAATGCAACCCATGCGCAAACGAAAGACGATTGCGCAACCCCCTGCGGCCTATTCCAAACGAATTGCAATCGGAGATACGGGTCTAAATCTATTGACATAAATCGAAAGGAGCGTTACTTTAAAACTGGAAAGTTGAAACCGATCATGTTACCTGGTCGGCGCTTAAAATAGAGAAAGCCAATCTGGACCAGGGAGAATGGAAGATGAAAGCTCCTCAAAAATCTTCGATAACATTGGCTTTATTTCGGAAATCTAAAGACGGAGCCGGCCTCTCTATTTGTTCGGGATAAAGGTGTGTCGAGGCCATGCTGACTCTCCTTCATTGCCCGGGCGTGGCCGGATCATAACAGCCCTTCAACAGTACGACGAAGTAATGTCGATAAAGGCTTGTTCTATCCGCTTTTGCGCGCCGACGAAGACAAAAGTATCGGACGATCAATGGCTTGCAAAATTTATTATTTTGTGTTATAAAGGTGCACGCGATGTTCAACCTCCGGTCTAACAAAGCGGTCTCATGGCAAATGATTCGGTGGTGGCTACCAACTCAAAGGCCTTTCATGATTACCATATCGAAGAAAAGTACGAAGTCGGGATCGTTTTGATCGGGACGGAGGTCAAGGCATTAAGAGAAGGCCGGGCGAATCTTCGAGACAGCTACGCCAGCATCCAAGGCAACGAGGTGTTTCTATATCATTGTCACATCAGCCCTTACAGTCATGGAAACATTGCGAACCACGATCCGTTGAGGGTGAGAAAGCTTTTGTTGAACCGGAACGAGATCAATAAGCTGATCGGGAAAACGCAGCAGCGCGGTTTTACCTTAGTGCCGTTGAAGATCTATTTCAAGAAAGGCTTGGCCAAGGTGGAATTGGCCCTTGCGCTTGGGAAGCAGGCTGCGGATAAACGCGAGACGCTGAGGCGTAAGATCGCACAACGGGAAATCCAGAAGGCTTTTAAACAGAGACAACGGTAGCGTGATTATCGGTTATTGGATACTAAAATAAGGAGGGGGCGACCGGATTCGACGGAGATCAAGAGGTTTCGGGCGGCATGCCGAGGTCCCACAGGGGCTCGTTAAACACCTGTGGAAACAAGTAACTGCCAATTCTGAATTGGCCCTCGCTGCTTAAGAGCGGCGCGTCCACCTGATTGTTGTCTGTGCGGTCAGACTGGATGTCACGATAGCAGGCTGGTCCCGCGGGTTTTCCAGGCCCGCAGGATGAGACGAACTGGAATAGCGGCTCATCGGGTTTGTGGCTGTACCCGAAGAGCGGCGAATTTAAAACAGCCACTACGCATGTAGTCTCCTGGGGCTGAGGTTCTTCGGACGCGGGTTCAACTCCCGCCGCCTCCACCAGTTTAGTCTCTTTTCCTTCACGATTTGGCCTGATGCTCTGACGAGGATCGGATAGCCCCTCACGCAGAGGTTGCGGCATCATCCGAGATCGTTCCTTCCCAGCGCATTGTCGGTAGAGAGACAATGCGCGCTCGACAGATTTCTACAATCCAGAAAAGAAGAGCCACAGGTCGATCATAGACGCGGTTGCGTATCCACACTTGAAGGGGCCATGGCATGGTATCCACGGTGTTTCATGAGCGGCGTAACGAGTACAAAGCGATCGATTTTGGAGATCGCCGAAGGGTTCAACGGCGGCTTCAGAAAGGAGCCTTCCTGCCTGAACGGAGACGACTCATCTCTGTAGAGCGATCCAAGGAGGAGAGTTTCCCGGCGCCCCAGGTCCCGTTAGGGGCAAGGTTTGAATTAACCGGAGAACAAAAAAACCTGCAAAACAAAGTGCGGCAGTTTACCCAAAGCCAGATCGCACCTGTGGCGGCTCACTACGATCGGATCGGGGAATTTCCATGGGAGGTGATTCGCGGAGCGTTCGATATCGGAATTTTTACTAATTACATTCCTAAAAAATACGGCGGGGATGGATTGGGAGTTTTCGAGACAGCGATCGTGACCGAAGAACTCGCCGCGGGATGCATGGCGATGGGAACATCGATCATGATCAATGTTCTGGGAACGGCGCCACTTCTTATCGCCGGCACCGAAGAACAGAAAGAACGGTTTTTTATTCCTTATTGTCGTCAACAAAGATTGGTCTCGTTCTGCTTCACCGAACCGGATGCGGGGTCCGATCCAGGCCGAATTACGACCCGTGCCGAGTTGAAAGGAGACCGGTATGTTCTCAACGGATCAAAGTGCTTCATCACCAATGGGGGTGTCGCGGATTACTACGTTGTCTTCGCGACGATCGATAAGAATTTAGGAACAAAAGGCCTTACCGCGTTTTTAACCCCCTCCAGAGTAGAAGGGATTAAAATTGGGAAGATCCTGGACAAGATGGGACAGCGGGCGGCCAATACGGCCGAGATCTTCTTTAAAGATGTCGGGGTTCCCGTTGAAAACAGAATCGGGGGTGAAGGCGAAGGATACAAAATTGCGTTGCAATCTATTTCGAAATCGCGAATTAATGTTGCGGCCGGTTCGGTGGGTATAGCGAGGACCGCCATGGAGTGCGCGTTGAGGCACGTTCATAAACGGGTACAGTTCAACCAACCCCTGGCCAATTTTCAATATGTTCATTTTCGATTGGCCGATATGGCCACCCAGATTGATGCCGCCCGATTAATGGCATGGCGAGCGGCATGGGCACACGACCAAGGCCATCGATATGCCAAGGAATCCTCCATGGCGAAAGATTTTGCCGGGGATGTCGTGATGAAGGTGACAAGCGAAGCGTTGGACCTGTTGGGCGGCTATGGTTATTCCAAAGAGTACCCGATGGAAAAATTAATGAGGGATGCCAAGCTCATGCAGATTTATGAAGGTCCTTCCCCGATTCATAAAACGATTGTCTATAGAGAGCTGGCTAAAGAATATGGTTTATTAAAATAATACCTGCTGTCATGGTTGATCATCGATGAAAAACCAGCCGGAAGCTTTGAAGAATTACCCCAAAAACGACTCTCGGGAATACCTTCGAAGAAACTGCTACCTGCCGATTATAGAACATGAGCAAAAGACCAAACCATTTGGCAACGTCCTCAATCTAAGCACATCCGGCCTGTTCGTTGTAGCAAAAGAAGCCAAAGACCAAGCCGAGCCGTTGAAGGCGCGGTTCTTTGTCCCAAACGTCTCCGGTCCGATAAACTTCCTGGGAAAGGTGGTTTATGTAAAGAGTGAAGGGGGAGGGCAGTTTCTGGGAATGGGTGTGAGGTTTTTGGAGCTCGACGGCGAACATAAAAAGACTCTAAGGAACTATGTCTTAAATCACGGCTTCAACGAAACACTCAGCGGCTTCCAAAAAAAATCAAATTCCTCGGTACAAAATCTTAAACCTTTCAATGACCTCGGTGCCATCCAATCGATTTTTTACTCGGCAGCCCGGCAGCAGGCGGCGGTCCAGATTTTTTGGTGCCGTCATTATATTTCGGTTATGACGCTTCTTCAGGACGTCGGAAAATACCACCTGTCATTGAAACTTCCGAAAAATTCCGATCGGGATGCCGTTGACCGATACGATCATCTTTATTTGGGGATGACTCATCAAGGCACGTCGTACTTTTTCGAAGCCACGGTCAAGTATAAAGGGAATGATTCGCTGACCATTACAAAACCGGATACGATCTATTTTGAGGAAAGACGGGTCGAAACGCGCTATGGCAATGAACCGAACGGGGATGATAGAACCAGGGTGGAATTGCAGTTGACCCAAGACGGAGGGGCACCATCGGTTCAGCAGGTCGCTGATTTTAACTCTTCGGGTTTGTCCTTCCATATTCCCTTGGGTGATAGTTATTTCTCAGCCGGTAGAGTGATCCATGAAATAAATGTTATAAAAAATAAAAAGATTGACCATCACGATAGCGCAACGGTAGTCCACGTCACTCCGGTCGGTCGTAACCAAGTAAAAGTGGGCCTTGAATTTCATGTTGAAAGAGAGCCATACGAGTTCAAACAGACTGACCCTCAGATTGAAAACACGGTTGAAAAATACCCCGGTATTTCACGGATAGTTAAAATGACCACAAATATTCTTAAGGTCGCGGAAAGCATTTATAGGCGATTTCTGGGCCTTCAAGACGATGTCCAATTGCTGAAGTATTCTAACGAGAAAGGTGAAAAAATCGTCGCTATCGTAAACGCGACGTTTGACATAACCTCAACGAGTGGGAAGCGGAGCACTCCTGTTGTGATCATTCCGCCCGCGTATGCAAGAAGGAAGGAAACAACGGGGCTTTTAGCCATGGTCATCGTGGAGACTTTTCGGAAATATAAAAAGGATGTTGTCGTGATACGTTTCGACGGGATAAGAAGCATCGGTGAAAGCTACAACGACCAAGAGTGCGCACACGATGGCAAGGAAATGATTCATTATACGTTAACCCAGTTAGCGAGCGATATTGGCACGACGGTAGACTACGCAAAAAGGAACCCAGGGTTTCAGCCATCTAGTATTGTCTTAATCTCTTTCAGTATGGCGTCCATAGCGGCCAGGAGATCTATTTTGGTTAATGGACAAAAGGACATTGATTACTGGATAAGCTGCATGGGCGCATCCGACCCGGACGACCTGATGAAGAATTCGACGGGCGGCATAGATTACTTAATGGAGTTCAGGCAAGGAGAAAAACTTTCAGTGAAGCAAGTATTAGGTCATATGGTGAATCTTGACAATTACTGCAATGACATTGAGTCGAACGATATAGCCTATTTGGAAGATGCGCGAAAAGATATGGCAAAGATAAAGATACCTGTTACATGGATTTACGGAAGATATGACTATTGGATAAATAGGAACAGAATACTTGATATCATGAGTATTAAGTCAAAAGGCCCGCGCCAGGTCCGTGAAGTGCCTTGCGGTCACATTGTCAAGACCAGTAATGAAGCGATCGAGGTTTTTAAACTAATCGTGCAGCATATTTGGGAACAGCTTTATCATGAAAATGTTATTCCAAGCGTTCCAGCCGCGGCGGAACGGGCCGCATTTGAAAGGGCGGAATGGGCGAGAATCCGACAGAAGGAAATGGACCATAAGAATTACTGGCGGTCCTATCTATTGGGACAAGAAAAAGGAGAAATAGGATTTGATATCATAACCTTAACAGATGAATATCATGAACTGATGGAGAAACAGTTGGCGCTTTTGGAATTAAATGAAACCGATTTGTTGATTGACATGGGTGGGGGCACCGGTAATTTCATGCAATGTTATTTGGAGTCCGAAAAACCTAAAAAGACTTTTGGCTCGGAACGGGGTCCTAAAATTTACACAGCTGATTTTGTTAAGGAGGCCTTGCTGCGAGCGAGAGAAAAGCACAAAAGAATCATCGGTGCGGATGTTTTCAGACGGTCGGGTTTTGGTTATGTGACAGCGGATCTTAATGTGGTCAATCCCGTATTGAAGTTGCCATTTAAGGATAACAGCCTTGATAAAATACTGGCGAGTTTGTTTATTTCCTACGTTAAAAACGCTCAGGGGACGCTGGAGGAGTTTTTTAGAATTCTGAAACCGGATGGAATGGTCGTTGTATCATCGCTGAAACCTGATACGGATATGTCAAAACCGATACAATCGTTGATTGATAAGATTAAAGCCGCCGATGAGCTCCCTTATTTTGAGGGTAAAACCAGGGAAGAGTTGTTGACGGCCGTGCAGTATTATATCAACACCGCCGCATACTTAACAGATCTCGAGGAAGAAAAAATGTTCAAGTTCTATAATACGGAAGAGCTGACCCAATTACTGATAGAATCCGGTTTTAGAAATATCCGATCCTATGATAGTTTTGGCAGCCCGGCACAGGCGGTCATTGCTATTGGGTTTAAATAGGCACCATTCATGAGAAAGTAATGGAAGATAACGCAAACAAAAAAATAAGGGAAGAATTCGAGAGCGAAACCCGTTCGCTCAGTATCGCCCGGACAAAAATTATTTGTGCATTGGCTGTGCCGTTTTTCCCGGCATTTAACGTGCTGGACTATTTCGTCACTCCTGAGAATTTCCGCTTTTTCTTGTCGTTGAGAGTGATTAGTGCATCAATAAATCTGGTCGTCCTCTTTTTGTGTTTTACAAAGCACGCCGAGCGGCATGCCTATTTTTGGGGCGCGCTCAGCATACTGCCCATGAGTTTTTTCATCTCGACGATGACCCAATACACCGGAGGCCATACCAGTACCTATTACGCCGGATTAAACCTGATGTTTCTCGCCTTTAGCCTTCTTATGCCATGGAGCTTAGCACGAACTCTGGGAGTGTACTTGGCCATCGATCTATCCTATATTATCCCAATAGTTTTATTTGAAAAAATTACGGCTTGGCCACTCTTTCTCAATAACATCTTTTTTCTCAACATGACGATGATCATTGCGGCCACGGCAACATTCTTTTCGTACAAATTGAGGCATCGAGAATTTAAGGCTCGGTTTGAGCTTAAAAGCACCAATGTGAATTTAGAGGAAACAAAGAACAGCTTGGAAAAAGCCTATGAAAAACTCAAAGAACTCGATGCGATAAAGACGAAGTTCTTCGCAAACGTTTCGCACGAACTTCGGACACCGTTGACGCTGGTGCTGGCGCCGCTGGAGTCGATGCTCAAGGGCGAGATGGGCAAGTTGGAGGGATCGCAGGAAGGGCACGTCCGGATCATGTACCAGAATTCGCTGCGGCTGCTCAAGATGATCAACAATTTGTTGGACCTGGCCAAGATCGATGCCGGCAAAATGAAGCTGACCCTCGACCAGGTGAATCTGACCGAGTTTATCCGAGGCATCGTGGCCTCCGTGTCCCCGATGGCCGAGAAGAAACAGATACGGCTGTCGTTCACAAACGGCGATCACCTGCCGGACATGGCATGCGATAAGGAAAAGATCGAGAGGATTCTTTTAAACTTGATCTTCAATTCGCTTAAATTCACCGATCCGGGCGGAACCGTAACCGTCCGGTGCGGACTGACCCGGCTCGAGGATGAAAACGGGCAAGGCGACCGTTTCCTCGTTTCGGTCACCGACACCGGGATCGGATTCCCGAAAGAATACCGCACCAAAATCTTCGAGCGGTTCTCCCAGGTGGACGCCTCCGCCAGCCGGAAGTACGAAGGCTCCGGGATCGGTCTGGCGTTGGCGAAGGAAATGGTCGAACTCCACCACGGCCGGATCTGGGCCGACAGCGAGCCCGGGAAGGGAACCGTCATGACCTTT
Above is a window of Nitrospiria bacterium DNA encoding:
- the smpB gene encoding SsrA-binding protein SmpB; this encodes MANDSVVATNSKAFHDYHIEEKYEVGIVLIGTEVKALREGRANLRDSYASIQGNEVFLYHCHISPYSHGNIANHDPLRVRKLLLNRNEINKLIGKTQQRGFTLVPLKIYFKKGLAKVELALALGKQAADKRETLRRKIAQREIQKAFKQRQR
- a CDS encoding DUF721 domain-containing protein, which produces MTKGSSFTPASQVLLRLIAQYGLEGPLAEHRLREHWAEIVGDQIAGHAQPGKIRFRKLYLSVDSPAWMQELAFLKPTLVDKVNAALHRFQADFQIQEVILQLGL
- a CDS encoding tetratricopeptide repeat protein, with protein sequence MPKAILDAAEARWKAGDYLGAVQDYERLVEDYPKSVYADDAYYAIGTLEYLYLNDYPKAIEAFRKVVTEHPNSPLVMQAEQTLAEIYEKKYHDYRRTVAEYQKLLERTKDRAVAEEVQYRIGEVYFDQGDYDQARNEWDQLLKQSPNSEWADNALYRTGSSYFLQGRYNEALVIYQETIKRYPHSDVRIEVRFWLANCLEELDRLDEALREYRSLAKIYPNPKVVGIKIQSIESRLRTVIGKPPVTSGPPAEPE
- the gyrA gene encoding DNA gyrase subunit A yields the protein MTTETRKIVVDIEDEMKASYLDYAMSVIVGRALPDVRDGLKPVHRRILYGMHEMGLLHNRPYRKSAKVTGEIMGNYHPHGDAAIYDTLVRMAQDFNMRYPLIDGQGNFGSIDGDPPAAMRYTESRLTQLAEEMLADIDKDTVNFVPNYDESRTEPTVLPSRVPNLLINGSSGIAVGMATNIPTHNLTEVVDALTFMIDNPEVALDKLTRIIKGPDFPTGGFICGTQGIKDAYKTGRGILTLRGKATIEVHPKTEKETIIVTELPYQVNKARLIEKIAELVRDRKIDGIADVRDESDRDGMRIVVELRRGEVAAVILNQLYKHTQLQTTFGVIMLALVDNQPRVLNLAEILQAFVRHRRDVVVRRTQYELRKAEEKAHILEGLKIALDHLDRVIALIRRAASPEVARTGLVQQFGLSQVQAQAILDMRLQRLTQLEREKLVTEYQETIKRIEYLRSVLGSEALVRKMIKDELLEIREKYQDARRTEIMAAAEEIDPEDLIAEEDMVITISNTGYIKRNPVGIYRSQRRGGKGKIGMGVREEDFVEHLFVASTHDYLLFFTDAGKVYWQKVHQIPEAGRATKGKAIVNLLQLAQGEKITAILPVVEFREDRYVVMATRQGVIKKTPLQAYSNPRAGGIIALTLEPGDKLVAVRLTDGSKEVLIGTKKGLVIRFPEKQVRPMGRTAVGVKGITLTGDNEVIGMEVLGEDTGAGVLTVTERGFGKRTDPKEYRSQGRGGKGIISIRTTPKNGNAVAVLQVMEDGEIMMMTAEGKIIRLKIGDIRQIGRNTQGVRLIGLDPNDRVVGVAPLAERADPDETPDEPVSQQDGQDGEPSA
- a CDS encoding acyl-CoA dehydrogenase family protein, which translates into the protein MVSTVFHERRNEYKAIDFGDRRRVQRRLQKGAFLPERRRLISVERSKEESFPAPQVPLGARFELTGEQKNLQNKVRQFTQSQIAPVAAHYDRIGEFPWEVIRGAFDIGIFTNYIPKKYGGDGLGVFETAIVTEELAAGCMAMGTSIMINVLGTAPLLIAGTEEQKERFFIPYCRQQRLVSFCFTEPDAGSDPGRITTRAELKGDRYVLNGSKCFITNGGVADYYVVFATIDKNLGTKGLTAFLTPSRVEGIKIGKILDKMGQRAANTAEIFFKDVGVPVENRIGGEGEGYKIALQSISKSRINVAAGSVGIARTAMECALRHVHKRVQFNQPLANFQYVHFRLADMATQIDAARLMAWRAAWAHDQGHRYAKESSMAKDFAGDVVMKVTSEALDLLGGYGYSKEYPMEKLMRDAKLMQIYEGPSPIHKTIVYRELAKEYGLLK
- a CDS encoding PilZ domain-containing protein, which gives rise to MKNQPEALKNYPKNDSREYLRRNCYLPIIEHEQKTKPFGNVLNLSTSGLFVVAKEAKDQAEPLKARFFVPNVSGPINFLGKVVYVKSEGGGQFLGMGVRFLELDGEHKKTLRNYVLNHGFNETLSGFQKKSNSSVQNLKPFNDLGAIQSIFYSAARQQAAVQIFWCRHYISVMTLLQDVGKYHLSLKLPKNSDRDAVDRYDHLYLGMTHQGTSYFFEATVKYKGNDSLTITKPDTIYFEERRVETRYGNEPNGDDRTRVELQLTQDGGAPSVQQVADFNSSGLSFHIPLGDSYFSAGRVIHEINVIKNKKIDHHDSATVVHVTPVGRNQVKVGLEFHVEREPYEFKQTDPQIENTVEKYPGISRIVKMTTNILKVAESIYRRFLGLQDDVQLLKYSNEKGEKIVAIVNATFDITSTSGKRSTPVVIIPPAYARRKETTGLLAMVIVETFRKYKKDVVVIRFDGIRSIGESYNDQECAHDGKEMIHYTLTQLASDIGTTVDYAKRNPGFQPSSIVLISFSMASIAARRSILVNGQKDIDYWISCMGASDPDDLMKNSTGGIDYLMEFRQGEKLSVKQVLGHMVNLDNYCNDIESNDIAYLEDARKDMAKIKIPVTWIYGRYDYWINRNRILDIMSIKSKGPRQVREVPCGHIVKTSNEAIEVFKLIVQHIWEQLYHENVIPSVPAAAERAAFERAEWARIRQKEMDHKNYWRSYLLGQEKGEIGFDIITLTDEYHELMEKQLALLELNETDLLIDMGGGTGNFMQCYLESEKPKKTFGSERGPKIYTADFVKEALLRAREKHKRIIGADVFRRSGFGYVTADLNVVNPVLKLPFKDNSLDKILASLFISYVKNAQGTLEEFFRILKPDGMVVVSSLKPDTDMSKPIQSLIDKIKAADELPYFEGKTREELLTAVQYYINTAAYLTDLEEEKMFKFYNTEELTQLLIESGFRNIRSYDSFGSPAQAVIAIGFK